From a region of the Tiliqua scincoides isolate rTilSci1 chromosome 4, rTilSci1.hap2, whole genome shotgun sequence genome:
- the LRRC30 gene encoding leucine-rich repeat-containing protein 30, with protein sequence MGGKSSKNQGKKSMMLLKRNQKLPPWEESLLPGKDPRALLRSGLQYVSLSLIMKGMTKVPDFLWGLPEVQKLNLSHNQLVLLPPALGKLDRLAVLNLCENHLKSLPKEIGLLRNLKVLFVSMNRLTEIPAELGYCKKLEVLSLSHNCISYLPSSITDLTNLRKLNLSNNRFIYIPLSIFALRNLDFLHVGCNKLEYIGDSIQFLVNLQILIADYNNMRTLPRSICTVTALELLNVDYNSIQTLPDELYLLHRLPKIAWNPMDKGLHISHNPLSKPLPQIIEGGLDALFSYLKDRNQQL encoded by the coding sequence ATGGGCGGAAAGAGCTCAAAGAACCAGGGGAAGAAAAGTATGATGCTGTTGAAGAGGAATCAGAAGTTACCCCCATGGGAAGAAAGTCTTCTCCCTGGAAAAGACCCAAGAGCACTCCTCAGGAGTGGGCTCCAGTATGTCAGCTTGAGCCTCATCATGAAGGGCATGACCAAGGTTCCTGACTTTTTGTGGGGATTGCCAGAAGTCCAGAAACTGAACCTTTCACACAACCAACTGGtgctccttcctcctgctttGGGGAAACTTGACAGACTGGCGGTGCTGAACCTTTGTGAGAATCACTTGAAGTCTTTGCCAAAAGAGATTGGGCTGCTTAGGAACCTGAAGGTTTTATTTGTCAGTATGAATCGCTTGACTGAAATACCAGCAGAACTTGGATACTGCAAGAAGCTGGAGGTGTTGAGTCTTTCCCACAACTGCATCTCCTATCTCCCTTCAAGCATCACAGATCTGACCAACCTGAGAAAACTGAATCTTAGCAACAATCGGTTCATTTACATTCCTCTCAGCATTTTTGCATTGAGGAATTTAGACTTTTTACATGTGGGTTGCAACAAACTTGAATACATTGGAGACAGTATCCAGTTTCTAGTGAACCTGCAGATCTTGATTGCCGACTATAACAACATGCGAACATTGCCAAGGTCTATCTGCACAGTAACTGCTCTTGAGCTGCTAAATGTTGATTACAATTCTATTCAAACTCTGCCAGATGAACTCTACCTGCTGCACCGATTACCCAAAATTGCTTGGAATCCAATGGATAAGGGGCTCCACATTTCACACAACCCTTTGTCCAAACCACTGCCACAGATCATAGAGGGAGGACTGGATGCGCTCTTCAGCTATCTCAAAGATAGAAATCAACAACTCTAA